The Camelus ferus isolate YT-003-E chromosome 13, BCGSAC_Cfer_1.0, whole genome shotgun sequence genome segment TCCActcccgtaaccataagtttgttttctgtctgtgactctgtttctgttttgttaataagttagttttttgttttttggagtttttttggattccacatgtaagtgacatcatagggtatttttctttctctttctggcttacttcacttagaatgacaatctccaggtgtgtccatgttgctgcaaatggcattattacatttttttatggctgagtgttattccattgtataaatataccacaacttctttatccagtcatctgttgatggacatttaggtttcttccatgtcttggctattgtttatagtgctgctatgaacattggggtgcatttacctttttgaattaagcCACTGCATCCAGTTGAAGCCAAATTGTCAAGGAATTCTGATTTGGTTGTGTGTATAGATTTAGtaagtttaaatgatttttttctaggtCAAGAAAGATATTAAAACTGGTCATTCAAAAGGGTTTGGCTTTGTTCGTTTTACGGAGTATGAAACCCAGGTGAAAGTAATGTCACAGCGACATATGATAGATGGACGGTGGTGTGATTGTAAACTCCCAAACTCTAAGgtactttgctctttttttcctgttttgacaATTTTGCTGACAAACTTCCTTAGAAGGtgctataaaataaaacataatggtTGGAAAATGTGGCAGGGTATGTTCTTAAAATCTTTTGCCTTGTTAAAGTCTTAGGACATTAATGcatactgaatattttatatgtttatttgaaatatctAGTTTATTACCTCCCCAAAATAAGACATTGttcattctattcttttttttttgttatttttagtgaGTTAACAATTTCTTGCACAGCTACATCTTAAAACATAAAGGCAGTTAGAGTACATTAATCTTGTCACAAAAGCCTAACTTGTTCCAAGCAAGCAAGACTTGCTTATTTGGGAACATAATCATCTTTGCGAGGACATTTCTCAATCACTGACTTTCTTTAATTCAAATATACTTTTATgaactttaaactttaaaattttattcttcatctAAGTCTTACAGGAAAGAGAAGTGCTAGTGCAAAAAAATAAGACTGTACCTACTTTTCTTAATGCTTCACCTAATGTAAAAGGCAGATAGGTTTTGTTACACCCTCTATAGTAATGCCCTTTTCATTGCTCAGGtgaaatatttctgattttttttttccttctgattttttttttccttctgatttgaCCAGCAAAGCCCAGATGAGCCTTTGAGAAGCAGAAAGGTGTTTGTTGGGCGTTGCACAGAGGACATGACTGCTGACGAGTTACGGCAGTTCTTCTGCCAGTACGGAGAAGTGGTGGATGTCTTCATTCCCAAACCGTTTAGGGCATTTGCCTTTGTTACGTTTGCAGATGATCaggtatttttctcttaataattttgttCTAGCTTATTAGATAGTTTCTGTTGAACTTTGCCCTTCCAGCTAATTGCCATCTTTAGCTAAGCTCTCTGATCTTGCAAGCTGTGTGGTATATGGGCCTAGATAGTTGTGATAGccccttagatttttttttagtgtgtgaCCTTTAAGTGGGAGTGTTACATATCCTTTGAAAATAAGAACTCCTTGCTGCCATTACTAAAGCTAAATGCTATCTTACGGGCTTAAATTAAGTAAATGTTCATTGCTTATTTTTCGTCCAGTTTAAATAATGGCTGGAAGTCTAAGTTTTATTGCTACTTTGACGTATGAGCCAATGGTTCAATCTCCTTTAtttacattctttatttcttataggTTGCCCAGTCTCTTTGTGGAGAGGACTTGATCATTAAAGGAATCAGCGTACATATATCCAATGCTGAACCTAAGCACAATAGCAATAGACAGTTAGAAAGAAGTGGAAGATTTGGTGGTAATCCAGGTGGCTTTGGGAATCAGGGTGGATTTGGTAACAGTAGAGGGGGTGGAGCTGGTTTGGGAAACAATCAAGGTAGTAATATGGGCGGAGGGATGAACTTTGGTGCTTTTAGCATTAATCCAGCAATGATGGCTGCAGCCCAGGCAGCTCTGCAGAGCAGTTGGGGTATGATGGGCATGTTAGCCAGTCAGCAGAATCAGTCAGGCCCATCAGGTAATAACCAAAGCCAAGGCAACATGCAGAGGGAGCCAAATCAGGCCTTTGGTTCCGGAAATAACTCTTATAGTGGTTCTAATTCAGGTGCAGCAATTGGTTGGGGATCAGCATCAAATGCAGGGTCAGGCAGTGGTTTTAATGGAGGCTTTGGCTCAAGCATGGATTCTAAATCTTCTGGCTGGGGAATGTAGACCTTGGGTTATAGCTGGTCAGTATAGACTGGTGGGAATTCAAATTTTTCTAAACTCATGGTAAGTATATTGTAAAATACGTATGTACTAAGAATTTTCAAAATCGGTTTGTTCAGTGTGGAGTATATTCAGcagtatttttgacatttttctttagaaaaagaggaagagctaAAGGAATTTTATAAGTTTTGTTACATAAAGGGTTGAAATATTGAGTGTTTGAAAGTGAACTGCTCTTTGCCTGATTGGTAAATCAACACACTACAATTTATCAAAAGGTTTCTCCTGTAATATTTTATCCCTGGACTTGTCAAGTGAATTCTTTGCATGTTCAAAATGGAAACCATTGATTAGAACTACAtccttttctccttgtttttaatttgaaccccaccatatggatttttttccttaggaaaatctCCTTTTTGGAGATCGTGGTGTCACAGTGtttggttcttttgtttttgtttttgttttttaacacttgTCTCCCTTCATATACAAAAGTACAATATGAAGCCTTCATTTAATCTCTGCAGTTCATCTCATTTCAAATGTTTATGGAAGAAGCACTTCATTGAAAGTAGTGCTGTAAATACTCTGCCATAGGAATACTTCTGTCTACATGCTTTCTCATTCAAGAATTCGTCATCACACTGCACAGGCTGCGTCTTTGACGGTGGGTGTCCCATTTTTATCCGCTACTCTTTATTTCATGGAGTCGTATCAACGCTATGAACGCAAGGCTGTGATATGGAACCAGAAGGCTGTTTGAACTTTTGAAACCTTGTGTGGGATTGATGGTGGTGCCGAGGCATGAAAGGCTAGTATGAGCGAGAAAAGGAGAGAGCGCGTGCAGAGACTTGGTGGTGCAAAATGGATATTTTTTAACTTGGCGAGATGTGTCTCTCAATCCTGTGGCTTTGGTGAGAGCGTGTGCAGAGAGCAATGATAGCAAATAATGTACGAATGTTTTTTGCATTCAAAGGACATCCACATCTGTTGGAAGACTTTAAGTGAGTTTTGTTCTTAGGTAACCCACGTTAGCTGAATGTGTTAAGTGAAACGATACTTGTATTTTCCCTACCCCTTTGTCAACTGCTGTGAATGCTGTATGGTGTGTGGTCTCTTCTGTTACTGATCTGTAAGCGTGGTAATGTGAACTGAAGCTGATGGGTTGAGAACATGGACTGAGCTTGTGGTGTGCTTTGCAGGAGTATTTGGAAGCAGAGTTCACCAGTGAGCTCAGGGTGTCTCAAAGAAGGGTGGAAGTTCTAATGTCTGTTAGCTACCCATAAGAATGCTGTTTGCTGCAGTTCTGTGTCCTGTGCTTGGATGCTTTTTATAAGAGTTGTCAATGTTGGaaattcttaaataaaactgatttaaataATATGTGTCTTTGTTTTGCAGCCCTGAATGCAAAGAATTCATAGCAGTTAATTCCCCTTTTTTGACCCTTTTGAGATGGAACTTTCATAAAGTTTCTTGGCAATAGTTTATTTTGCTTCAAATAAACTTATTTGAAAAGTTGTCTCAAGTCAAATGGATTCATCACCTGTCATGCATTGACACCTGATACCCAGACTTAATTGCTATTTGTTCTTGCATTGTCCAaagtgaaaagttttttttttttttaatctagtttttaATAAGTCTGGGTGACCGCACCTAAAATGGTAAGCAGTACCCTCCAGCTTTTTCTTAGTGCCTCTGTGCATTTGGGTGATGTATTATTTACATGGCCTGTATAAATCTCCATCGGGAAATCATGCCGTCTAAACATATTATTTGGGGGAGTGGGCAGaacaatgttaattattttaaaatgctttgtagCAAAGCCTATCAATTGAAATGAAGGGAATATCAGCGCCTTTCTAGTCTGGGATTTGAAAAGTGGAATTAATTGCAATAGGGATAAAGTAGAAGAAACCACAAATTATCTTGTGCCTAAAATCCATTAAGAAGCCTGATAGCTTTAAGAACTAGCAGGGTGGGTTGTCTGTCTGGGAGCGTTAAGTGAAATGGGCTTTGTCTTCCAAAGGTGGGAAAATAGAgtaatgttgaataaaattgcTTACGGAACTCAGATTAGACTCTCACGCTGCGTTGTTAAGTATGTAAAAGCAATAATACATTGATGATTGTgctttttatgtaaataatttctGTGAGAGTCGAGCTCGTTTTCTAATGGAAGAATGTAACAGTTTCTGTGTTGATAGTTTATCTAATGCCCTTCTCTAATTAGATTATGATAAATAGGTTTGTCATTTTGCAAGTTacgtgttttaaatttttataaatgaagttgtCCTTTAGATTTGTGGTTGCCACATTGTTTAttcagtttcctctgtaaaaggaTCTTgcgttgttttaattttttttttttctgcatctaaatTGCATGATTTCCAAACCCTGTACCATCTGAATTTTGCATTTTAGCACTTGCACTGTTACTCAGCAGCAGTAACATGGTAACACTTAAAATGGTATTCGGGGACCTCCAAAGACTAAACTGACAAGCCTTCAAGGAGCCCAGGGGTAAGTTAACTTGTCAATGGCATGGTTTTAATCCCTTATTTACACTTGTATAAATCTAGTTACCAGTCTTAGAAGGCGTTCAGTGTTGAGTAGCCTTCTGTTTAACATGTTTGTGGTAATACATAGCTATGGGTATTTAATTctacccttaaaaaaaattgaagtttagaaGTAAACTATTTGgcaaagatttgtttttaaagtatttggtCATCTAAATGCATTCATCTAAAAACTTTTGAACcagttgaataaaaatttttgttgtcaCCACAGTTTAGTGTCTGGAGTCTTACtggaaaaacaagttttttttgtttttgtttttttatgtgtgACAAAGATGCTggaaagtttcctttaaaaagtgagTCTCAAGAAGTTGCACTTTATATGCACGAGTTAGTCAAAACTCAGTGAATTTTTACGTATAATGGTAACTGGCCAGAAtgaaaaattttgttaaatgctagCTATTAAACCTTTTTAGGGAGGAGTGGCcaactaaaatgaaatgagatttttaaggTTAAGTGTGAGCTTAAATTTTGGCGTTAGGAAAAAGATGTTAAGTACTTAGTAATTCAGAAGATATATGTgataattagaataatttttttgttgaatattAGAGTAACTCTTAATTGTGTATTTGAGTTCTATTTTCAGCTATTGTATGATCTGTAATCTGTTGTTTGATTAAATGTGCCCACATACTTCATGTTCATTGTAAGAAGGAAAACACTGCAGATTTATCTATAATACCAccacttatttttaatgttgtatttCATCTTTTGGAAATGCCACATTTGATTCAACTGTCTTCTGAATCTGAACATCATTTAGGTTATCTCTAAGTGCTAAGAACATCCTTACAGCTAAATTAAAATCATAGCATTGGAATTACCAGGTCAAAGACTATGCATACTTTTAAGACTGTTGAAATATATTGCCAAATTGTCCTTTAGAAAATTTGTTGTCTTTGACAATGTGAAATAGTGCTGTTCCATGTTCTTTTTGTCTTGTCAGTTTGATAAGTGAAAAATTATATCTCACCATTTTGTGGTATTGGTTTTAACATGGAAATCAGTCAGTATCTAGGCTATAAAGTATTGATATTTCCAATTTATCTATCAAAAATCCCTATGATTCAAGGTAATTCCTGAACCACTACTGCTATAATATATAATGCTCTCAGAGATCAGTAAGAAAGAACAACTTTGTAAGTCAATGCAGATTTAATCAGTGAGTTTCTGTTGGATTGGCAAAGACGAAAATTGCTACAATGGTTTATGTTCCCTTGAATCAGAGAGTAAGTGGTGGAAAACTGGCAAGTGGAGACCACGTGCTTGAAAGGCAATCTCCCCTGtcgtttggtttggtttgggggtGAAACGGCAGCTGTGATGTAAATGTTTCTTAGGTCAATTTGCTAAGATCTTTGctaaggtatttttaaagatagGGAATCATTTACTGAtggaaaacatacaaattaaaaattattaattatgttCTTGATCCAGGGAATGTAGTTAATGACTTTTGTGTAGACCCCATACTGATCTGCTTCCCCACAATGAATGGAACCCCAAGACACTATTCCTCCCACGAACCACCTCTGTGTCTCATTATCGAGAAACACTAATGCCCCTCCACTGTCACCTTTACAGCTATCCTTGCCCCCCGCTTCTAAACCAGCACAAAGCATGTTACCAGTTACCTTTCCCCCTGGATAGGACTTCTTTTCATACGCAGCGGTACATTTTTGATGGTCAACAATTGGTATGTCAACAAACATTAGATTTCTGGCGAGAAAACCCCTTTGGGTTAATCCCCATCCAGATACAGTTCCAATGTCATTTGTCATCATGAAGGATTCAGCTTCTTTTCTTGGCAAACAGATAGGCATGATGTTGCTATTGATTACAGCCCTGTTCTTCAATTTAATCAATGCTATGTCATTATCATAACCAGCATTGTGAGTGTAACCTTCATGTATAAAAATGGCCTCGGCCCAGGCTTGTGTATAATGAGTTGACAGTCTCTTCAGGGCAGCCATTCTAATGTCCAGGGAGGAGGCATCTTCTTTTTGCCCATATACATTGTGAGCAGCTGTTAGGATCCAGTTGTCATATAGAAGTGCACCTGCTGCTATGGTTTCACCTAATAATAGGACTTGCCAAGGAAAATCACCAAGCTTTGCAGGTTGTCCTCCGTATATACGGCCTCCTGTGGTACGGGTTGATATTCCacaaactggggaaaaaagcagaTGTATAGAACCTTTATAGAAACCTAGTGGTGTTTTTCTCCAGTTATTACCTCTTTGGAGTTTTGTATATTTAACGTTGACCAAAAACTGCATCACATGAATTGGTGGGTGTCCACCTATACAGGCAAGTGAGGCTGCTTAGAACCATGTTAAAAGACCTGATAAAAAACTGTTTGGTATGTCGCAACCCCTCAGAAAATGAGGTGAGTGAAAattaacttttagaaataaatttgttttgttaaaataatttggtCTCACaattgggaaaattatttaataggGCAAACAGGAATTGTCTGAGCTGATGTGCataggaaatgaaaggaaataagcTTTTCATTGCTTGTTTTCCTACTTGTAAAGTAGGGGTATTTACCACGTTCTAGGAAAGGGGAAACTAGGGTCACTGTCAGGGTTCGCAAAATTACTTTCCCCTTTGAacgtttgaatttttttttaattttacttttggtgggggaggtaatttggtttatttttaggggaggtactagggattgaacccaggaccttgtgcatgctaagcatgcgctctaccacttgaactataccctcctccagaaatgttttaaaaattagaatgttgCAGTTGTAGCCAGGAACCTTCAggttcagaaattatttttggtCTAGTTGATTCCTAAACACTAGCCtttactacatatatatattgctaACTAAATACTTATGTAATTAATGTAGCAAATGTTTCCTGTTGTGGCAGAATACTGTTACTAAAACTTGGAAACATTGTGTCAGCTAAgagggttttttgggggtttttttgtttgttttaaaactaaGCCAAATAACATAGgggtaataaatatattattttgtgatttttttaaaatcactcaaCTGTATCTTCAGAGCCAATTCtggtaaaacattttttaaagtaccatTAAAAGGCAAATTGcattaatgtttaaaaactagATGTCATTGAAAACAATTACTTAGGGAAATAATGAAGTTATTGGCTTTGGGTTTTAATAGCATTTTTACAGAGAAGTAGCAGAATTCctgtttataaatgtataaatggttcaagataactttttaaattgtttaaatttttatgctTGCCTAGTAAGGTCAGAAATAATCAAATGACTGATGCAGTCAGCACCTAACAACCTCTCCGTATGGAAAAGGGGATAATGAGAACGTATTACTTAGAAATAATAAGTTGGTCTAAGCCAATTGCTGAAGTTACATTTCTGCCTACACAGCTAAAGCTCTACTTACTGTCTCCTACCCAGTTCTACTTCCCATCAATTACGAATCTCTTGTATAAATGTATCCATTACCAGGCTCACAGACTGGgagtgatttttctcctttggagCTCGTCCAGAATCCATCAGCCTCACACACATATTTACCTGCAAATcattgaaaaagcaaaaatgtttaaCTGCATGTAGAAGGTGGTTGTCATTTGCTTGAATACCCCCCTTGAAAAATGTTGATTCTTGAGCATCAGTGGGAAATAGAGGTGTCTGAATAACCATTTTACATGATTTCATAAGTAGGAGGTCTCTGCATTACCATGTTTGCTTGCAAAGTGGAAACCTTTTAGATGTGTAACTTGAATATGTATCAAGATCTCAAGTGCTTAATGATAAGGTTTTGACTTGTTAAATTAAACCATTTGGAATATATTGTGTGTTTGTAGTAGTCATTTACTAGATAAGATCTGTTTTCAGATTCTTGCAAATTGACATTAAAGTCACTTGAACTGCAGTAGCTCACTTAGCAGGTGGAAGAAAGTGCCTTTTAATCTTTTGTCTAGTCTTAGCCAAAAAAATGTTGGTAAGTTTATTTTCCGATCATGAGGGCTTAGGTTCCAATAACACCCACCCCCAGCTTCGAGCAGTTTGCTTACCGTCGTCTTTTCTCATTACGTAGAACTCGTTACAGCGGTATTGAGTCACGGCTTTGTATGTGGTCACTTCGGGACCTGTGATGTACTCTACTTGGCCATTGGGTAGATCATCAGGAGGACCACAGTCAACGACTGATaaatgagggagagggaagattCCGTCTGTACTTTGAATACTAACATCAAAAAGACATGGAGCCTGATAGGTGGTTGTGCTGTGTGGTGCTGTAGCTTGAAGTGTTTGTTTTCCCCTGTGTGGTGGACATCTGTTTAATCTCTGAAAATGGAGAGAATCGCCCTAGTGTCGTTTTAAAGCATCACTCACTCCCATTCCTGACTAAACGGCTGGGTTGAAGTGAAAGCCCCTGGGCAAGGAGTGGCATGATGCCTTCCCTAAAGGAAGCGAATTTGAAACCACCTTAGCACTCACTCAACATGTGAAAGGTGGTTGTCATTTGCTGAATACACCCTTATGCAGCAGAACACAGCACCAcggaaggaaggaaacagcacAGCCTATGCAGCCGGATTGGatgtaaaatggcaaaaatttggTTGCCCTTAAAAGATAGAAAAGGATACAACAGTACAAAGATGACCGAAGGACTCAGCTTTTTCTCACGGTCCTTCTCCTAAGTTGAACTTTTCAGAAGGCCTGGTTTGGGGTTAGAATTCACACCTGTTAGGACTTAAGAATGTGAAGTAACCAATTTGTGAGACACTGATACCAGTCTGAGAGTCATAATTTTCTACacagtaaacattaaaaattgttgATGGATTTCTGTGGATATTTAAAGACTGCACTTAGATTTCAGCAACTTAATAGCAGTGTGTCTGGCTCTGCCGATACGTTGTCTGATTCTCTACAGATAAGATGCCTGTAACTACCCAGTGAAAAGTGGCAGAATCGGGGCTCAAACCCATACCTCTTACTCCAACACTCCCTTCAGTGCCAACTCTACTGTTTTTTGAACTAAACGAATTGGTAGTctcatgggaatgtaaatttttgaaatgaataaattctccTGGGAATTTTGTAGAAACTTGTGCACAAAATGTGAAAATCTATGTACAGGTATTAACTACAGCAGTGTATGTGATAGTAAAACACTGGAAATAATAGAAATCATGAGGTAAAAGCATAGGAGTTCtggtggaatactatgcagtcatTAAAAGGACAGGTAGCTGTATTAATACTTGGATTGATGTGGAAAGATATCCTAACATTATGGAGGGAAAGAGTACACTGCAatcagataatagtatctcattttGGTTAAAAAGTATGTAATAGTGAAATACGTTAGTATAAATAGCATAGGAGataaaagaatgtgaaagaatGGACCCGTGTCTTAGAGATACTTTGGGGCTTTCACTataaatttttgtatgttttttgtttttccagttcaTATGtatgttataatttaaaaacttagaaataagaTACATGATTCTTAGTTCACAAAATAGTAATGAACACCCTCATCCcagtttggtgtgtgtgtgtgtacacataccaCAGTTACCCCTATCCCTACAGACGGTAGCCTGTACGTGTTTACGTGTGTGAGACATgtaactggaaggaaatacaccGAAATAGCAATGGTGATTATGCTCTCGTACAGCAGGATTCTGAATATTACAATGTAATTTTCTCTGTCCCGTCTATGAGTAttttatacttagaaaaatattttaaaatagaccaTTCTAAAGCAAATAACCTCTCCTAGTAGCTTGGTCCCATTTTAACCTCCAAGAGTGCAAGAGACTCAGGAAGAGAAGCAAATTCAGAGTTCAAGCCCTggtaaataaaaccattttttaaaaagaccagaaAAAGCGATAGAAGCAATAATAGCAGAAAACAGCTGTGGGCATTGTGGTCACACGTACGTACTGCTGCACTCGGGCATCGGTCGGTCCCAAGATCCATCTTTCTGACAGACTGCAGCAAATGATTTCAGGGGCAAATTACCCTAAAGGAGAATTGAGAAAATATTAATGTCCTTGTTTACATCGTGAAACCACTGCCCAAAGCTCTGCTCCCACAGTTCCTCTTCTAGTGTTTCAGGAGATGCTCCCAAGGGGGTGCTGTACCCACATGACGACACGCAGCCCAACTGCCTTGATACATGTGCAGATTTGGTATGTCACCTATGTGTATATCTCACTTTTCAAGATGTATTGGCATTTTAGGAATCAAATGTTGACCTCTGCAGCAACTTATATTTTCTGCTTTCC includes the following:
- the TARDBP gene encoding TAR DNA-binding protein 43, which produces MSEYIRVTEDENDEPIEIPSEDDGTVLLSTVTAQFPGACGLRYRNPVSQCMRGVRLVEGILHAPDAGWGNLVYVVNYPKDNKRKMDETDASSAVKVKRAVQKTSDLIVLGLPWKTTEQDLKEYFSTFGEVLMVQVKKDIKTGHSKGFGFVRFTEYETQVKVMSQRHMIDGRWCDCKLPNSKQSPDEPLRSRKVFVGRCTEDMTADELRQFFCQYGEVVDVFIPKPFRAFAFVTFADDQVAQSLCGEDLIIKGISVHISNAEPKHNSNRQLERSGRFGGNPGGFGNQGGFGNSRGGGAGLGNNQGSNMGGGMNFGAFSINPAMMAAAQAALQSSWGMMGMLASQQNQSGPSGNNQSQGNMQREPNQAFGSGNNSYSGSNSGAAIGWGSASNAGSGSGFNGGFGSSMDSKSSGWGM
- the MASP2 gene encoding mannan-binding lectin serine protease 2 isoform X3; this translates as MSARRPQERPPPATTTATITWAASTAPAVQAMLSTRTSAPAQIQTDKEEYGPFCGKTSPRRIETKSNTVTITFVTDQSGDHAGWKIHYTSTAQPCPDPTAPPNGHISPVQAKYILKDRFFVFCETGYELLQGNLPLKSFAAVCQKDGSWDRPMPECSIVDCGPPDDLPNGQVEYITGPEVTTYKAVTQYRCNEFYVMRKDDGKYVCEADGFWTSSKGEKSLPVCEPVCGISTRTTGGRIYGGQPAKLGDFPWQVLLLGETIAAGALLYDNWILTAAHNVYGQKEDASSLDIRMAALKRLSTHYTQAWAEAIFIHEGYTHNAGYDNDIALIKLKNRAVINSNIMPICLPRKEAESFMMTNDIGTVSGWGLTQRGFLARNLMFVDIPIVDHQKCTAAYEKKSYPGGKVTGNMLCAGLEAGGKDSCKGDSGGALVFLDNETQRWFVGGIVSWGSIHCGEADQYGVYTKVINYIPWIKNIINNF
- the MASP2 gene encoding mannan-binding lectin serine protease 2 isoform X5; the protein is MKRPREALGLCRATQDIPGHQQSASVRASHPVLTTAVEAQPCPDPTAPPNGHISPVQAKYILKDRFFVFCETGYELLQGNLPLKSFAAVCQKDGSWDRPMPECSIVDCGPPDDLPNGQVEYITGPEVTTYKAVTQYRCNEFYVMRKDDGKYVCEADGFWTSSKGEKSLPVCEPVCGISTRTTGGRIYGGQPAKLGDFPWQVLLLGETIAAGALLYDNWILTAAHNVYGQKEDASSLDIRMAALKRLSTHYTQAWAEAIFIHEGYTHNAGYDNDIALIKLKNRAVINSNIMPICLPRKEAESFMMTNDIGTVSGWGLTQRGFLARNLMFVDIPIVDHQKCTAAYEKKSYPGGKVTGNMLCAGLEAGGKDSCKGDSGGALVFLDNETQRWFVGGIVSWGSIHCGEADQYGVYTKVINYIPWIKNIINNF
- the MASP2 gene encoding mannan-binding lectin serine protease 2 isoform X2, which gives rise to MYIQVSPVSAQAWKPGKPPTKLSLRHWAQCSGQVFTARSGVLSSPEYPKPYPKLSSCAYSIHLEEGFSVILDFVESFDVETHPESHCPYDSLKIQTDKEEYGPFCGKTSPRRIETKSNTVTITFVTDQSGDHAGWKIHYTSTAQPCPDPTAPPNGHISPVQAKYILKDRFFVFCETGYELLQGNLPLKSFAAVCQKDGSWDRPMPECSIVDCGPPDDLPNGQVEYITGPEVTTYKAVTQYRCNEFYVMRKDDGKYVCEADGFWTSSKGEKSLPVCEPVCGISTRTTGGRIYGGQPAKLGDFPWQVLLLGETIAAGALLYDNWILTAAHNVYGQKEDASSLDIRMAALKRLSTHYTQAWAEAIFIHEGYTHNAGYDNDIALIKLKNRAVINSNIMPICLPRKEAESFMMTNDIGTVSGWGLTQRGFLARNLMFVDIPIVDHQKCTAAYEKKSYPGGKVTGNMLCAGLEAGGKDSCKGDSGGALVFLDNETQRWFVGGIVSWGSIHCGEADQYGVYTKVINYIPWIKNIINNF
- the MASP2 gene encoding mannan-binding lectin serine protease 2 isoform X1 translates to MRLLLFLGLLWGAAATSSGPQWPKPMFGRLASPGFPGTYGNNEEQRWTLTAPPGYRLRLYFTHFHLEPSYLCEYDFVKLSSGTKVLATLCGWESTDTEQAPGNTTFYSRGSSLDVTFRSDYSNEKPFTGFEAFYSAEDIDECQAPPGEAPTCDHHCHNYLGGFYCSCRAGYALHQNKRTCSAQCSGQVFTARSGVLSSPEYPKPYPKLSSCAYSIHLEEGFSVILDFVESFDVETHPESHCPYDSLKIQTDKEEYGPFCGKTSPRRIETKSNTVTITFVTDQSGDHAGWKIHYTSTAQPCPDPTAPPNGHISPVQAKYILKDRFFVFCETGYELLQGNLPLKSFAAVCQKDGSWDRPMPECSIVDCGPPDDLPNGQVEYITGPEVTTYKAVTQYRCNEFYVMRKDDGKYVCEADGFWTSSKGEKSLPVCEPVCGISTRTTGGRIYGGQPAKLGDFPWQVLLLGETIAAGALLYDNWILTAAHNVYGQKEDASSLDIRMAALKRLSTHYTQAWAEAIFIHEGYTHNAGYDNDIALIKLKNRAVINSNIMPICLPRKEAESFMMTNDIGTVSGWGLTQRGFLARNLMFVDIPIVDHQKCTAAYEKKSYPGGKVTGNMLCAGLEAGGKDSCKGDSGGALVFLDNETQRWFVGGIVSWGSIHCGEADQYGVYTKVINYIPWIKNIINNF